In the genome of Mucisphaera calidilacus, one region contains:
- a CDS encoding PEP-CTERM sorting domain-containing protein: MKQMKTLIGAMVTFGAFSVAAADVIPLYTEATVAELGDVFNQNVDAGDGVNDYGIEILDAITSPPSPFNDGNAMRMWDFYNGDKPELQGELANPLTGPFRVDFESFNASTNGTSKAIRFRMGNAGDSITSESRVAFSLSWQADKEITAKYENTDDEFKTDSTEPLDGVVDVTIVGNAAVSGNYDYTLFGETRSLAAQSYDVFIDGVLFNDDASKANGLGFTLLKASGNYDPAEGLQRFGLLGSSNGDVDPDVYFDNIILRTGDDIVPEPASLALLSVGALMLRRR, translated from the coding sequence ATGAAGCAAATGAAAACCCTGATTGGCGCTATGGTTACGTTTGGTGCGTTCTCGGTTGCGGCGGCGGACGTGATCCCCCTGTACACCGAGGCGACGGTTGCGGAACTCGGAGACGTTTTCAATCAGAACGTGGATGCCGGGGATGGGGTCAACGATTACGGCATCGAGATCCTTGATGCCATCACCAGCCCGCCTTCGCCTTTCAACGACGGCAACGCGATGCGGATGTGGGACTTCTACAACGGCGACAAACCGGAGTTGCAGGGCGAACTGGCCAACCCGCTGACCGGACCGTTCCGGGTTGATTTCGAGTCGTTCAACGCCAGCACCAACGGCACGAGCAAGGCGATCCGTTTCCGGATGGGCAACGCGGGCGACAGCATCACGTCCGAGTCGCGTGTTGCGTTCTCGCTTTCGTGGCAGGCGGACAAGGAGATCACGGCGAAGTACGAGAACACCGATGACGAATTCAAGACCGACAGCACCGAGCCGCTGGACGGCGTGGTGGACGTGACGATCGTCGGTAACGCGGCGGTGAGTGGCAACTACGACTACACGCTGTTCGGCGAGACACGCAGCCTTGCGGCTCAGAGCTACGACGTGTTCATTGATGGCGTGCTCTTCAACGACGACGCCTCGAAGGCGAACGGCCTGGGCTTCACGCTGCTCAAGGCGAGCGGCAATTATGATCCTGCCGAGGGTCTGCAGCGATTCGGCCTGCTCGGTTCGTCGAACGGCGACGTGGACCCGGACGTCTACTTCGACAACATCATCCTGCGTACGGGTGATGACATCGTTCCCGAGCCGGCGAGCCTGGCCCTGCTGAGTGTGGGTGCCCTGATGCTTCGTCGTCGTTGA
- a CDS encoding endonuclease/exonuclease/phosphatase family protein: MGKLMRFTVVCVVLSVASWASAQPVPGPAGVVSGEGERPHFRVATFNASLSREPSGQMLDDLRTGKDPGARRAAEILQRVRPDVVLINEFDRDRRGEALRIFMEFYLHRPQSGQEPIQYPYSYAPEVNTGRLAEVDINGDGKRTLPQDAYGYGRFPGHYGFVVLSRHELRITHARTFQNFLWKDMPGALLPDDASTEAPGDYYSEEVQEHFRLSSKTHVDLPVWIHGRIVHLLVSHPTPPVFDGREDRNGRRNHDEIRFWSDYLSFQESGYIRDDAGRRGGLADGTNFVILGDMNADPFDGDSTQGAVNQLLKHPRVNTSVTPSSRGAELDAEREGRANERHRGEARYDTADFGGPGNLRVDYVLPSKAMKIRRAGVFWPAPLHPLEDLIETSDHRLVWMDLAFTR, translated from the coding sequence ATGGGCAAGCTGATGAGATTTACCGTGGTCTGCGTGGTCCTGAGCGTGGCGAGTTGGGCTTCCGCTCAGCCGGTTCCAGGGCCTGCGGGGGTGGTGTCGGGCGAGGGTGAGCGGCCTCATTTCCGGGTGGCAACGTTCAATGCTTCGCTGAGTCGCGAGCCTTCGGGGCAGATGCTCGACGATCTTCGGACGGGCAAAGATCCGGGCGCGAGGCGTGCTGCGGAGATCCTTCAGCGGGTTCGTCCGGACGTTGTGCTGATCAATGAGTTTGACCGTGATCGACGCGGCGAAGCCCTGCGTATCTTCATGGAGTTCTACCTGCACCGCCCTCAGTCGGGTCAGGAGCCGATCCAGTACCCGTACAGCTATGCGCCGGAGGTCAATACCGGGCGTCTGGCTGAGGTGGATATCAATGGCGATGGGAAGCGGACGCTGCCGCAGGACGCCTACGGGTACGGTCGTTTCCCGGGTCACTACGGTTTCGTGGTGCTGTCGCGGCATGAATTGCGGATCACGCACGCGCGGACGTTCCAGAACTTCCTGTGGAAGGACATGCCGGGGGCGTTGCTGCCTGATGACGCCTCGACGGAAGCACCGGGTGATTACTACAGCGAGGAGGTGCAGGAGCACTTCCGCTTGTCGTCGAAGACGCACGTGGATCTGCCGGTGTGGATTCACGGGCGGATCGTGCACCTGCTGGTGAGTCATCCGACGCCGCCTGTGTTTGACGGGCGCGAGGATCGCAACGGCCGGCGGAACCATGACGAGATTCGTTTCTGGTCGGACTATCTTTCCTTTCAGGAGAGTGGGTACATCCGTGACGATGCGGGGCGTCGCGGGGGGCTGGCGGACGGGACGAACTTCGTGATTCTGGGTGATATGAATGCGGACCCGTTCGACGGCGACTCGACGCAGGGTGCGGTGAATCAGTTGCTGAAGCATCCGCGTGTGAACACGTCGGTGACGCCGAGCAGCCGAGGCGCGGAACTGGATGCGGAGCGAGAGGGTCGTGCGAATGAGCGGCATCGGGGTGAGGCTCGATACGACACGGCGGACTTCGGCGGTCCGGGGAACCTGCGTGTCGATTACGTGCTGCCGTCGAAGGCGATGAAGATCCGTCGTGCGGGTGTTTTCTGGCCGGCGCCGCTTCATCCGCTTGAGGATCTGATCGAGACGTCGGATCACCGTCTGGTGTGGATGGATCTTGCGTTCACGCGGTAG
- a CDS encoding glycoside hydrolase family 2 TIM barrel-domain containing protein, with protein sequence MPSAVETLPSFWELPELTHINRLPGRSPLLVYGTSSAALRGDRSRSPWWLSLDGAWRFRMYDRPDAVPAGVTGVKAKDGSWATIPVPSNWTQHGYSSPIYTNVQMPFANTPPEVPKANPTGVYRRDFTIPKVWDGRRIVMHFGGAESVLCVWVNGHWVGMSKDCRLPSEFDVTRFVSPGRNQVTAMVIRWSDASYIEDQDQWWLGGLFREVYLYAQDGAYVEDVFARADYEPKTGAGRLSVDVKLNFVSVPESDVRVQATLFGPDGKAVRGVKMSGVITPDYGAHGNTLTFESDLKRVLPWSAERPDLYALAVSLHEVDARGRARGKGFAYTSCRVGFRRVEVRDRQLLINGQAVMVRGVNRHEHDEVHGKALTEEGMVRDILLMKQNNFNAVRNAHYPNDPRWYALCDQYGLYVIDEANIEAHANYHTLCRDPRWRGAFVDRVANMARRTKNHACVILWSLGNETGYGENHDEAARWLRGYDPTRPLHYEGGVRVSWTQGPNAKYAVGRDVTDVFCPMYPSVDEMVAWSERGNDDRPYIPCEYQHAMGNSNGCLKEYWEAFESCDGLQGGFIWEWVDHGLKRRTEDGTEYWAYGGDFGEKIHDAEFVCDGLVGPDRTPHPAMAECHKLMQPIGFEAGSLRTGRIRVTNKQYFTDLSWLALTWFVEVEGRRVASGRLDRSLGKLRPQQSATATLDYDAATLPAGEAFLTIQARAAKKTAWCGKGHLVGWEQFALPVKARLRAPVRRRRGVVACRETQRKLVLTCPSRGVELTVDRRAGVLKSLAVEGQPVVLEGPRLNVWRGPTSNDGIKGWTDYRDSDRRTAGRWFLAGLDRIERSVAAEPKLVRRRDGSVRMTLRQHWTSTGRDGMVHGLSDQQVYTVLPDGSVRVTHAFDLDATLPELPRVGVVLSFAAGFERLSWFGRGPGESYPDRKAGMPVGLYRSTVDEQFVPYIVPQEHGLKTDVRWMSLGHESGRGVRIEAGDATSPVSFSASHYTPHDLTEARHVHELRRRDEVIVCIDAAHRGLGTASCGPDTLDRYLVRPGRYRLSYDLTAR encoded by the coding sequence ATGCCGAGTGCTGTTGAGACGCTGCCTTCGTTCTGGGAACTGCCGGAGTTGACGCATATCAATCGTCTACCCGGACGTAGTCCGCTGTTGGTGTACGGGACGTCGTCGGCGGCGTTGCGTGGTGATCGATCGCGTTCGCCCTGGTGGCTGTCGCTGGACGGTGCGTGGCGTTTTCGGATGTACGACCGTCCCGATGCTGTTCCGGCGGGTGTGACAGGTGTGAAGGCGAAGGATGGATCGTGGGCGACGATCCCTGTTCCGAGTAACTGGACACAGCACGGCTACTCGTCGCCGATCTATACCAACGTACAGATGCCTTTTGCGAACACGCCGCCTGAGGTCCCGAAGGCGAATCCGACGGGTGTGTACCGGCGGGATTTCACGATTCCCAAGGTTTGGGACGGCCGTCGGATCGTGATGCACTTTGGCGGTGCGGAGAGCGTGCTGTGCGTCTGGGTAAACGGTCACTGGGTGGGCATGAGCAAGGATTGCCGTCTGCCGAGCGAGTTTGACGTAACGCGGTTCGTGTCGCCGGGCCGGAATCAGGTCACGGCGATGGTGATCCGTTGGTCGGATGCGTCGTACATCGAGGATCAGGACCAGTGGTGGCTTGGCGGGTTGTTCCGCGAGGTGTATCTCTACGCGCAGGACGGGGCGTACGTCGAGGACGTGTTTGCGCGGGCGGATTACGAGCCGAAGACGGGCGCTGGTCGTTTGTCGGTTGACGTGAAGTTGAATTTTGTTTCGGTGCCCGAGTCGGACGTCCGTGTGCAGGCGACGCTCTTCGGCCCGGACGGCAAGGCGGTGCGTGGCGTGAAGATGTCGGGTGTGATCACGCCTGACTACGGTGCTCATGGGAACACGCTGACGTTCGAGAGTGATTTGAAGCGTGTGCTGCCCTGGTCGGCGGAGCGTCCGGACCTCTACGCGTTGGCGGTCTCGCTGCACGAGGTGGATGCCCGGGGCAGGGCTCGGGGCAAGGGGTTTGCCTACACGTCGTGCCGGGTCGGTTTCCGCAGAGTGGAAGTGCGTGATCGTCAGCTTCTGATCAACGGCCAGGCGGTGATGGTGCGTGGCGTGAATCGTCACGAGCACGATGAAGTTCATGGCAAGGCGTTGACCGAGGAGGGGATGGTTCGCGACATCCTGCTCATGAAGCAGAACAACTTCAACGCGGTGCGGAATGCTCATTACCCGAATGATCCGCGCTGGTACGCGTTGTGCGATCAGTACGGCCTGTACGTCATCGATGAGGCGAACATCGAGGCACACGCGAACTATCACACGCTCTGCCGTGACCCTCGTTGGCGGGGCGCGTTTGTGGACCGGGTCGCGAACATGGCGCGTCGGACGAAGAACCACGCGTGTGTGATCCTGTGGTCGCTGGGCAACGAGACGGGCTATGGCGAGAATCACGATGAGGCGGCGCGGTGGCTTCGAGGTTATGACCCGACGCGGCCGCTGCACTACGAGGGCGGTGTGCGTGTGAGCTGGACACAGGGGCCGAATGCAAAGTACGCCGTGGGCCGTGATGTGACGGACGTGTTCTGCCCGATGTATCCGTCGGTCGATGAGATGGTGGCGTGGTCGGAGCGTGGGAATGATGATCGGCCTTACATCCCGTGCGAGTACCAGCACGCGATGGGTAACTCGAACGGGTGTCTCAAGGAGTACTGGGAGGCGTTCGAGTCGTGCGACGGCCTTCAGGGCGGTTTCATCTGGGAGTGGGTGGATCACGGGCTGAAACGGCGAACCGAGGACGGCACGGAATACTGGGCGTATGGCGGCGACTTCGGCGAGAAGATTCACGACGCCGAGTTCGTGTGCGACGGCCTTGTGGGTCCTGACCGCACGCCTCACCCCGCGATGGCTGAGTGTCACAAGCTGATGCAGCCGATCGGTTTTGAGGCGGGCTCGCTGCGTACCGGCCGGATCAGGGTGACGAACAAGCAGTACTTCACCGACCTCTCCTGGTTGGCCTTGACGTGGTTCGTGGAGGTTGAGGGTCGCCGGGTGGCGTCGGGTCGACTTGATCGTTCGCTGGGCAAACTCAGGCCTCAGCAGTCGGCGACGGCGACGCTTGATTACGACGCGGCAACGTTGCCGGCGGGTGAGGCGTTCCTGACGATACAGGCTCGCGCGGCGAAGAAGACGGCGTGGTGCGGGAAGGGCCATCTGGTTGGATGGGAACAGTTTGCGCTGCCGGTGAAGGCGAGGCTTCGGGCGCCTGTCAGGCGTCGTCGTGGGGTGGTTGCCTGCCGTGAGACGCAGCGGAAACTGGTGCTGACCTGCCCGTCACGTGGTGTCGAGCTGACGGTGGATCGGCGAGCCGGTGTGCTGAAAAGCCTGGCCGTGGAGGGTCAGCCGGTGGTGCTCGAAGGGCCGCGGCTGAACGTCTGGCGGGGACCGACGAGTAACGACGGGATCAAGGGATGGACAGATTACCGAGACAGCGATCGTCGAACGGCGGGCCGGTGGTTCCTCGCGGGTCTGGACCGGATCGAACGATCGGTTGCTGCGGAGCCGAAGCTCGTTCGGCGTCGAGACGGGAGTGTCCGGATGACACTTCGCCAGCACTGGACGAGTACGGGTCGCGACGGCATGGTTCACGGGCTGAGCGATCAGCAGGTCTACACGGTCTTGCCGGACGGGTCGGTGCGGGTGACGCACGCGTTTGACCTTGACGCGACGCTGCCTGAGTTGCCGCGGGTTGGGGTAGTGCTTTCGTTCGCGGCGGGCTTCGAGCGCCTGAGCTGGTTCGGTCGCGGTCCGGGCGAGTCGTACCCGGACCGGAAGGCGGGGATGCCTGTCGGGTTGTACCGCTCGACGGTCGACGAGCAGTTCGTGCCTTACATCGTTCCGCAGGAGCATGGGTTGAAGACGGATGTGCGTTGGATGTCTCTTGGGCACGAATCGGGGCGCGGGGTGCGGATCGAGGCGGGTGATGCGACCTCGCCTGTGAGTTTCTCGGCGAGCCACTACACGCCACACGATCTAACGGAGGCGAGGCACGTGCACGAACTTCGTCGGCGTGATGAGGTGATCGTCTGTATCGACGCGGCTCATCGCGGGCTGGGCACGGCGAGTTGCGGCCCGGACACGCTCGATCGATACCTCGTGCGGCCGGGTCGGTATCGGTTGTCGTATGACCTGACGGCTCGCTGA
- a CDS encoding polysaccharide lyase — protein MYQGVSFAVAGLSLLVGTAAASGEVIYSNDFNQHSAGAYTTQMLAADFDAPWEDGVSEGRVAVVDDAEAFSGRSLRVMHVGEDIKLGGKWIMELDRGYEELYASYWVHFGPGTEFVRAGKLPGLAGGEANTGGNKPDGTDGFSARMTWSSNGKDGSQVPTTSANLNQYLYHPDQPQTYGDTRFYDETHDGRWVEVTSGPWYHIQHRVVMNTPGEHDGVVQAWVNGEPVFYVDDIRFRDVPGLQIDVFRFETFYGGSSMNFATTKEEYFYFDNLVLSTDWRPMALPGDTNLDYAVNLTDLSTLASNFGQPGSWHDGNFDGDGVVGLLDLSLLASNFNSTRIPSPTSAASLLMTLLLTRWR, from the coding sequence ATGTACCAAGGCGTGTCGTTTGCGGTTGCGGGTCTGAGCCTCTTGGTTGGCACGGCGGCCGCGTCGGGTGAGGTGATCTATTCGAATGATTTCAACCAGCACAGCGCGGGTGCTTATACGACGCAGATGCTCGCCGCGGACTTTGATGCGCCGTGGGAGGACGGGGTGAGTGAGGGGCGCGTTGCGGTCGTGGACGATGCGGAGGCGTTTTCGGGTCGGTCGCTTCGGGTGATGCACGTGGGCGAGGACATCAAGCTGGGGGGCAAGTGGATCATGGAGTTGGACCGGGGGTACGAGGAGCTGTACGCCTCGTACTGGGTGCACTTCGGTCCGGGGACGGAGTTTGTGCGTGCGGGCAAGCTGCCGGGGCTGGCGGGTGGTGAGGCGAACACCGGCGGGAACAAGCCGGACGGCACCGACGGGTTCAGTGCGCGGATGACCTGGAGTTCGAACGGGAAGGACGGGTCGCAGGTGCCGACGACGTCGGCGAACCTGAATCAGTACCTCTATCACCCGGACCAGCCGCAGACGTATGGCGACACGCGTTTCTACGACGAGACGCACGACGGGCGGTGGGTCGAGGTGACGTCGGGTCCGTGGTATCACATTCAGCACCGCGTGGTGATGAACACGCCGGGCGAGCACGACGGGGTTGTGCAGGCGTGGGTGAACGGCGAGCCGGTTTTCTATGTGGATGACATCCGGTTTCGTGACGTGCCCGGTTTGCAGATCGACGTGTTCCGTTTCGAGACGTTCTACGGGGGAAGTTCGATGAACTTCGCGACGACGAAGGAAGAGTATTTCTACTTCGATAACCTCGTCCTTTCGACCGACTGGCGGCCGATGGCGTTGCCGGGCGACACGAATCTGGATTACGCGGTCAACCTGACGGATCTGTCGACGCTGGCGTCGAACTTCGGGCAGCCGGGGTCGTGGCATGACGGGAACTTCGATGGCGACGGCGTGGTCGGTCTACTGGACCTGTCGCTGCTGGCGAGCAACTTCAACAGCACGCGGATCCCGAGCCCGACGAGCGCAGCTTCGCTGCTGATGACGCTGTTGCTGACGCGTTGGCGCTGA
- a CDS encoding chondroitinase-B domain-containing protein produces the protein MTRWLVRTSCICVMVSVASAETFFVSSAAQIEDAMDNAAPGDTLVMTDGVWNNQSIDFAGHGTADNPITLRAQSAGGVILTGSSNLSISGSHLVVDGLTFNEGRPSGSHIIRFTGSQGDANHSRLTNTTITNYNPADINDRYFWVSLYGQDNRVDHSRFQGQNHSGVTLVAWLDGDEARHRIDHNHFADRPEGNGNGFETIRIGTSEFGDSSAKVIVENNLFERVDGEVEIISNKSNDNIYRYNTFAESKGTLTLRHGHRANVEGNFFLGKNKDGSGGVRVIGEDHQIINNYFADLDDRMDGVISITAGIENTQPSGYQQVKNALIAHNTIIDAEMPGITFDWGLGERDRTLLAEDVIITGNLILSYADTLFEGNEGPGWTWSDNLVWGAPTGITARPGVTVADTLLQLAPDGLWRPAANSPAIDAIAQANLVTPIDMDGQPRIGLIDIGADEVADAAIVRKPLTSNDVGPDWDNYEPIDPGGPGDPTDPPAGAHIAIEAEQFASVIDPNSDGDTWTVVAAHDAFGGLAIEAPQGDRYNSGSGAHDAIVTYDLTFDEAGNYTAYYRARGFSGSTDSFYHPDALDQDPDQNETTSSNGGWLWETGETFTITDSHLDVPLELRLGKREQTTQIDAIILHINNGLTPGELDALMTRIYEPLSGDFNSDGVLDAADLELVQIAIGTTDTTYDLDDNGIVDAADTHAWLIDAYGTILGDINLDRVVDLLDLSILAANFQTTGLALYTLGDITVDQTVNLLDLSIFASNFGSAATIPSPSTGFFLLCTGLLRR, from the coding sequence ATGACACGATGGTTGGTTCGAACATCCTGTATCTGCGTGATGGTGTCCGTCGCCTCCGCCGAGACCTTCTTCGTCTCCTCCGCCGCCCAGATCGAAGACGCCATGGACAACGCAGCTCCGGGCGACACGCTCGTCATGACCGACGGCGTCTGGAACAACCAGAGCATCGACTTCGCCGGCCACGGCACCGCCGACAACCCCATCACCCTCCGCGCCCAGTCGGCAGGCGGTGTCATCCTCACCGGATCCTCCAACCTCAGCATCTCCGGCTCACACCTCGTCGTCGACGGACTCACCTTCAACGAAGGGCGTCCCAGCGGCAGCCACATCATCCGATTCACCGGCTCCCAGGGCGACGCCAACCACAGCCGACTCACCAACACCACCATCACCAACTACAACCCCGCCGACATCAACGACCGCTACTTCTGGGTCTCCCTCTACGGGCAGGACAACCGCGTCGATCACTCGCGCTTCCAGGGACAGAACCACTCAGGCGTCACCCTCGTCGCATGGCTCGACGGCGACGAGGCGCGGCACCGGATCGACCACAACCACTTCGCCGACCGGCCCGAGGGCAACGGCAACGGCTTCGAGACCATCCGCATCGGCACCAGCGAGTTCGGCGACTCCAGCGCCAAAGTGATCGTCGAGAACAACCTCTTCGAACGCGTCGACGGCGAAGTCGAGATCATCTCCAACAAGTCCAACGACAACATCTACCGCTACAACACCTTCGCCGAGTCCAAGGGAACCCTCACCCTCCGACACGGACACCGCGCCAACGTCGAGGGCAATTTCTTCCTCGGCAAGAACAAGGACGGCAGCGGGGGGGTCCGCGTCATCGGCGAAGACCACCAGATCATCAACAACTACTTCGCCGACCTCGACGACCGCATGGACGGCGTCATCTCCATCACCGCCGGCATCGAGAACACGCAGCCCAGCGGCTACCAGCAGGTCAAGAACGCACTGATCGCCCACAACACCATCATCGACGCCGAGATGCCCGGCATCACCTTCGACTGGGGCCTTGGCGAGCGCGACCGAACCCTCCTCGCCGAAGACGTCATCATCACCGGCAACCTCATTCTCAGCTACGCCGACACCCTCTTCGAGGGCAACGAGGGCCCCGGCTGGACCTGGTCCGACAACCTCGTCTGGGGCGCCCCGACCGGCATCACCGCCCGCCCAGGCGTCACCGTCGCCGACACCTTGTTGCAACTGGCACCCGACGGCCTCTGGCGACCCGCCGCCAACAGCCCCGCCATCGACGCCATCGCCCAGGCCAACCTCGTCACCCCCATCGACATGGACGGCCAGCCACGCATCGGGCTTATCGACATCGGAGCCGATGAAGTCGCCGACGCCGCCATCGTCCGCAAACCCCTCACCAGCAACGACGTCGGACCCGACTGGGACAACTACGAGCCCATCGACCCCGGCGGTCCGGGCGACCCCACCGACCCGCCCGCCGGCGCTCACATCGCCATCGAGGCCGAACAGTTCGCCTCCGTCATCGACCCCAACAGCGACGGCGACACGTGGACCGTCGTCGCCGCCCACGACGCCTTCGGCGGCTTGGCCATCGAAGCACCCCAGGGCGACCGCTACAACAGCGGGTCTGGCGCTCATGACGCCATCGTGACCTACGACCTCACCTTCGACGAGGCCGGCAACTACACCGCCTACTACCGCGCACGAGGCTTCAGCGGGTCCACCGACAGTTTCTATCACCCGGACGCGCTGGATCAGGACCCCGATCAGAACGAAACCACCTCCAGTAACGGCGGATGGCTCTGGGAGACCGGCGAAACCTTCACCATCACCGACAGCCACCTCGACGTCCCCCTCGAACTCCGCCTCGGCAAACGCGAACAAACCACCCAGATCGACGCCATCATCCTCCACATCAACAACGGCCTCACACCCGGTGAACTCGACGCGTTGATGACACGCATCTACGAACCGCTCTCAGGTGACTTCAACAGCGACGGTGTTCTCGACGCCGCCGACCTCGAACTCGTTCAAATCGCTATCGGAACAACAGACACCACCTACGACCTCGACGACAACGGCATCGTCGACGCCGCCGACACCCACGCATGGCTCATCGACGCCTACGGCACCATCCTTGGCGACATCAACCTCGACCGCGTCGTCGACCTGCTCGACCTCTCGATCCTCGCTGCGAACTTCCAGACCACCGGTCTGGCCCTCTACACCCTCGGCGACATCACCGTCGATCAGACCGTTAACCTTCTCGATCTCTCGATCTTTGCCAGCAACTTCGGGTCCGCTGCGACCATCCCCTCCCCCTCCACCGGATTCTTCCTGCTCTGCACCGGGCTGCTCCGACGCTGA
- a CDS encoding lamin tail domain-containing protein yields the protein MRTFTLAAAASLALAGAASADLIISEIVDGPLSGGTPKFVELTNTGNAPVDLANYSLGNINNGATTMGFDALVLSGILAAGDSYVVSYENSDAPGASVFFDVYSFDADNLENGSFINGDDVLVLFSGAGLAGDPGNGANVVDVFGVVGVNGDNEPWDYTDSYAVRVPTSITANGGVFNVADFVYGGRDGLEGADDAAETLNLQIFTSPGTHAFIPEPASLAMIALGGLALVRRSA from the coding sequence ATGCGTACTTTTACCCTTGCCGCCGCCGCCTCGCTGGCTCTTGCCGGTGCTGCCTCGGCCGACCTGATCATCTCGGAAATCGTCGACGGCCCGCTCTCGGGCGGCACCCCGAAGTTCGTCGAACTGACCAACACCGGCAACGCCCCCGTTGACCTCGCCAACTACAGCCTCGGCAACATCAACAACGGCGCCACCACCATGGGCTTCGACGCCCTGGTCCTCTCCGGCATCCTCGCCGCCGGCGACTCCTACGTCGTCTCCTACGAGAACAGCGACGCCCCGGGCGCCAGCGTCTTCTTCGACGTCTACAGCTTCGACGCCGACAACCTTGAGAACGGCTCGTTCATCAACGGCGACGACGTCCTCGTCCTCTTCTCCGGTGCCGGCCTCGCCGGTGACCCCGGCAACGGCGCGAACGTCGTCGACGTCTTCGGCGTCGTGGGCGTCAACGGCGACAACGAGCCCTGGGACTACACCGACAGCTACGCCGTCCGCGTCCCCACCTCCATCACCGCCAACGGTGGTGTCTTCAACGTCGCCGACTTCGTCTACGGCGGCCGTGACGGACTCGAGGGCGCCGATGACGCCGCCGAGACCCTCAACCTCCAGATCTTCACCTCGCCCGGCACCCACGCCTTCATCCCCGAGCCCGCCTCGCTCGCGATGATCGCTCTCGGCGGCCTGGCCCTCGTCCGCCGCTCGGCCTGA
- a CDS encoding sialate O-acetylesterase: MTLRALLILCACCVTATAEITLPALFDDHMVLQQGKPLAVWGRADPRAQVTIEIDTQRVTATTAEDGTWSATLEPLEAGSGYMLRVSADGQSVLFEDVLVGEVWLCSGQSNMDMRMDKMDPSEIEAADHPEIRLFRVERSAVVKPARDVDADWEVCTPENVRDFSAAAYYMGRELQQHLDVPVGLIHTAYGGTAAEAWTRRQVLEANPILVSLVERYERLKADPNATPPEARRIPGGLYNGMIHPLVPYTIRGFAWYQGESNTWRAAQYKTLLEEMIIDWRTQWGDLRLPFAIVQLPGYVNPPRVPAGIYSWEELREAQSRVAYTLPSAGLIVTIDVGDPTDIHPLDKHTVGKRLANWALHTLYEKEIYGLSPRFWEADFRKDSNEVHLKFENVGTGLTTRDGGPVRGFVIAGDDRRFRWAKARIEGDVVIVSEAKVKQPRAVRYAWNENPDWANLVNNEGLPASPFRTDRWPGITDKAR, translated from the coding sequence AAGCCCCTCGCCGTCTGGGGCCGAGCCGACCCGCGTGCCCAGGTCACGATCGAGATCGACACCCAACGCGTTACCGCGACCACCGCCGAAGACGGGACCTGGTCCGCCACGCTCGAGCCGCTCGAGGCTGGCAGCGGCTACATGCTCAGAGTCTCGGCCGACGGCCAGTCGGTTCTCTTTGAGGACGTACTCGTCGGCGAGGTCTGGCTCTGCTCCGGGCAGTCCAATATGGACATGCGGATGGACAAGATGGACCCGAGCGAGATCGAAGCCGCCGACCACCCCGAGATCCGGCTCTTTCGCGTCGAACGCTCCGCCGTCGTCAAGCCCGCCCGGGACGTCGACGCCGACTGGGAGGTCTGCACGCCCGAGAACGTCCGCGACTTCAGCGCCGCCGCCTACTACATGGGCCGAGAACTCCAGCAGCACCTCGACGTCCCCGTCGGCCTCATCCACACCGCCTACGGCGGGACCGCCGCCGAGGCATGGACACGACGCCAGGTCCTCGAGGCAAACCCCATCCTCGTGTCACTCGTCGAACGTTACGAACGGCTCAAGGCCGACCCCAACGCCACACCGCCCGAGGCCCGACGCATACCCGGCGGCCTCTACAACGGCATGATCCACCCGCTCGTCCCCTACACCATCCGCGGCTTCGCCTGGTACCAGGGCGAGTCCAACACCTGGCGCGCCGCCCAGTACAAGACACTCCTGGAGGAGATGATCATCGACTGGCGCACGCAGTGGGGCGACCTCCGACTCCCCTTCGCCATCGTCCAGCTCCCCGGCTACGTCAACCCGCCACGCGTCCCCGCCGGCATCTACAGCTGGGAAGAACTCCGCGAAGCACAATCCCGCGTCGCCTACACCCTCCCCAGCGCCGGGCTCATCGTCACCATCGACGTCGGCGACCCCACCGACATCCACCCCCTCGACAAGCACACGGTCGGCAAGCGCCTGGCAAACTGGGCGCTCCACACCCTCTACGAGAAAGAGATCTACGGCTTGTCTCCGCGATTCTGGGAGGCAGACTTCAGAAAAGACTCGAACGAGGTCCACCTCAAGTTCGAGAACGTCGGCACCGGCCTCACCACCCGTGACGGCGGGCCGGTTCGCGGCTTCGTCATCGCCGGCGACGACCGCCGATTCCGCTGGGCGAAAGCCCGCATCGAGGGAGACGTTGTGATCGTCTCGGAAGCCAAGGTGAAACAGCCCCGCGCCGTGCGCTACGCCTGGAACGAAAACCCCGACTGGGCCAACCTCGTCAACAACGAGGGCTTGCCCGCCTCACCCTTCCGCACCGATCGCTGGCCCGGCATCACCGACAAGGCTCGCTGA